caatcgatcaggaacagaagcgcagtccagaacttctgacaccatgtcatgagatgcaggacatatgcaggacacagcaatgatggtacaactctattttattacagagcatagcaatacacatccagacaggttgattgtactaaactaactgcgacacagacaccggacctaagccccgcccacatactagtgacatcacatcctgctctcatcacagtatccctttaaataaaaaagttgtttcAAAATATAGCATTTCATTTTCACACTAGAATGTCACTtcaaatactgtaaaaaaaataaaaaatgtgtcaaTTAGATCATTCAAACCAACAGTAAATTTCatattttattacatataaatttaaaaaaacatagcaaCCCCTCCACTGCACTTTTTCTCACATTGCAAAGCCTAAGTGAGTGTCTAGCAGACAACAGTTGATTTTGGTAAGTTACTAgcagggccacccttagcatttgcggggcccCAGTCCAGCCCCCGTATTCCCCACCCCCATTAGCTCCACCCTTTTATGTTCTGTCCACTGTATGGCTCACCTCAGTCCTAACCCAaaattttcccttaaagggacagtctacaccagaatttttattgttttaaaagatagataatccctttattacccattccccagttttgcataaccaacacagttatatttatatattttttacctctgtgattatcttgtatctaagcctctgcaaactgcccctttatttcagttcttttgacagacttgcagtttagcctatcagtgcaggctcccaggtaacttcacgtgcatgagcacagtgttatctatatgaaacacatgaactaacaccctctagtggtaaagaactgttaaaatgcattctgaaagaggcggccttcaaggtctaagaagttagcatatgaacctcctaggttaagctttcaactaagaataccaagagaacaaagcaaaattggtgataaaagtaaattggaaaattgtttaaaattacatgccctatctgaatcatgaaagtttattttggactagactgtccctttaaagtagaacaCTGTTTTTTTTGTAGGCGACAGATATTATCAGGTTGCATTAAGATACTTTTCACTTAGATATGGTTCAGGAAATGTAACAATATATTTCCCTCTACAAATAGATTAAGTGCTCAGGTGTGGATGTATTTCCCATTATGATCCTAATGATAGCATCATATTTAGCTTGCCACCTAGAAAATACAGCTATTTGGACTGGATAATACATAATAATGCACAATCGAGCATCACCACAGTTAAGCAAGACGGTAAAATGGCACTCTCTACAAGTTAATCCAATTAAGTTTTCTTAGCCACTGAAAATAATCATCACCAGCCAAAAGATTGGGTTTGACCTTGCAATGTACCTGATCCTTAAACTGTTATTTTATAAATTTAGAGCTTGAATGAAAGCACAAAATCGTAGTCTTCTAGCCCTGCTCTCACCAGACAGATCCACTTGTTAGGTGGAGAACAAATTAAGGCAAGCACTCAAATAGGCATCAGTGTAGCTCGTACAACTTCCACCCCCGCCTCAATAAAACAACAGATGCATGCTGTACATAGAGCAAGTCAGCTTGGCAAACAGGATTCCAGAAACCTTTTGGAAAGGACAGAGGATTGTGCATCCCATTCATTCACCATTGACAAGGACATGTCACAGTATTGCAGTAGCCTGGCCGGTAGTGTTTTACTCTGCAGTCAGTGACATCCTCTAAAAAATGATCTTGCTGCCCATACACAAAAAACTTTTGCCATTGCCCCCAATGCCATTTCTGCAGCACATCAGGCTTTATGGTTAGTTTTTCACTATACTGCAGAACTAAACCTAAAGGGTGATGTACTGCACATGGTGTAGGAGACATTAGTCCCAGTatgtataaaacaatttatttaagctTTATGtcattaataatgtattttttataaccATTGTCACCCATCTTCTACATCCCCTGTATTTGTCTCATCCACATACCTTATCCTCAACGCTTTATATACAGACACTTATCCCTATAGAGCACtggtattttacctgctctcaaccaaggtaatcctgaaaatctggcctgttagggagtcctgAGAACAGGTTTAAAAACAAATGCTATAGCGTGATTCCCTCTGCCTCACATGCACCACCCCTCCTCTAGCATCTCATGTAAAGATATACAGTACTATTGAGAGGTTTCATATGTCTTAAACACAATGCCTGTCAGCACTTTACATGTAAACATTTAACACAATGTAGAGGCTCCCTTTGACTTACACGCAACCCCCTCTcctgtatcttatatacagatatataatattatagagaggttccctctgcttcATATAGACAACCCTTTCTTAGTaccttttatatgtgtatatatatatatatatatatacacacacacacaccgtatatatttaatattatagagaggttctctatGCCTCACACACCTAGTTCTTccttatatactgatatataatattatatagaggtgaCTTCTGCCTGACAGACAACCCTTTCCCCAGTacattataaacagatatataatattatagggaTGTTAacatctgcctcacacacacacagccccctcctcagttttttgaaaaaaaaaaaaaaatatatatatatatatatatatttattatagagaggttccctctgtctcacaaacAGCCCCCTTTCCCAGTtccctatatatagatatataatattagagtGGTTCCCTCTGTTCACACAAATAGCTCCTTCCCCAGACAtgccaactctccctgaagttcagggagtctccctcattgtaatagcggctccctgatgcccacaaatgaaatgcaatctccctgaaactacaaatACCATGATCCAACGTTGCCAAATCCagaaacagtgtttctttaaggaatgcctctaGTTGCGGTGACGTCGTTGAGCAGGAAGGCAttgtcacagcaagtctgtctttactttcagTATATTGCGTGCctgccaccctccctcctgctgtttggaGGCGGCGATAAGGCTCTTGGGGAGGAGGAGAATCTGCAGCAGGCAACATCGGCTGCACCATAGGCAGCCGATGATGGCAAAGAGAGTGTGCCCCTGTGAGGGAAGAGATAGACACCCTTGCTGTCAGGTCCTTATCAAACTGACTCTACTTTGAGTACAAAACGTACTTACAAATAGCCTCTCAAACTTAAAATCACACacgctcccagacacaaaaactgAAAGTTgtacagggacaactatactgagtagttcacaagctgggacgctatggaaccctcaaagcatgatcagtaaccaaaaagcccccactgattttaataaaaaacacaaatactaccttatttactgaacataattaaacttcgtattctaaaatatttgagcattcaacaagcgtacgttcactggaaaataggtttgttgtatgtggttgtgcaataaagctactctATCttatctctatcttatttagggtttccatGTGTCTAGTATATAAGGGGGGGGGGCGTGcatccctgaaatgagtttttgcaagtTGCAAGTCTGCTTCCCCATACTTTataacacagatatataatattatagagaggcttcctctgcctcacacacaaccccctctccagtaccttaaatactgatatagtatattatatagaggttcactctgcctcacacacacagccccctcaccagTTCCTAATATACAGATAGAGGTTccctcaatcacacacacacagcccatttcccagttccttatatacaggtatataatattatagagaggttccctctgcctcacacaacagccccctctccagtaccttacatacttacatacagatTTATTATAGATTTTGTTGCACCATATTTTACTACCACTCTTAAGACAcacaccttaaaaaaaataaaaaattaaactactCAGCGTATTATTACATTTGTATCTAAACGAACATGTATCCGACCATCACACATAAGGCACAATCACTCATGTTCACTTCACTGCTGTGTAGTGTAATTACCCATCCTCTTTATAAGAAACCGGAAACTCACAGTGACGTCATTCTGAAAATGCTCTATACGCTGCATTATACAATATAGTGAGAAGCTCGCGCGCGCGCGCATGAGGATGTTATACAAGCTGGAGGCGCGCGTGGTGGGTACAATAAATATGAACAAGCTGTAAGCAGTAGAGGTAATGTTGATAGGTAAACGCAAATTAGGGGATAATGAGGGGGTATAAATGTTATGCATTAACTATAGAAACTCTTGTACGTATGAGTTGGTCCAAGTAGATTAAAAGTTGTGTTTGCAAACTGCGAACCAGATACAGATGCAGCGCACAGAAAAACGTACTGCTGATGGATATGTAATATAATGTAAAGTATTCTGTTACGTTTTGAGAACTTGTTATATAATGGCGCGCTTTATGTACAGGAGAGTGTGCAGCACTGTTTTTTTTATGTATCACCTTTTATTGccgtacaaaaaatgaaaaacaacctATGATAAAGCATAAAAAATTTGATGTATATAGCAAACgtgtttcttatatatattttaacatttagtGACAATAAAGGGACGTAAAAAAatcttcttgattcagatagagcatacacttctaattcgtttccaatttacgtctattaaacTTGATTTGTTCTccatgtattctttgttgaagcgatacctaggtaggtagtgtggcAAGTAAAAGTGCTACCATCTAGGGCTGTTGCAAACGTTTATTAGTCTTGAAAAACAACTGCCATATAATGCAGACATGTGCATGTTCCTAAGCGTAATTTCCTGTttttccaacacagttatatttatatattttttacctctgtgattatcttgtatctaagcctctgcaaacttcccctttatttcagttcttttgacagacttgcagtttagccaatcagtgcaggctcccaggtaacttcacgagcacagtgttatctatatgaaacacatgaactaacaccctctagtggtaaataactgttaaaatgcattctgaaagaggcggccttcaaggtctaagaaattagcatatgaacctcctaggttaagctttcaactaagaataccaagagaacaaagcaaaattggtgataaaagtaaatgggaaaattgtttaaaattacatgccctatctgaattatgaaagtttattttggactagactgtccctttaaagtagaacaCTGTTTTTTTTGTAGGCGACAGATATTATCAGGTTGCATTAAGATACTTTTCACTTAGATATGGTTCAGGAAATGTAACAATATATTTCCCTCTACAAATAGATTAAGTGCTCAGGTGTGGATGTATTTTCCATTATGATCCTAATGATAGCATCATATTTAGCTTGCCTAGTAAAATACAGCTATTAACCTAATAGCTATTCCTAAGCGTaatttcctgtttttcaacaaaggatatcaaaagaacatagacattcaataatagaagtaaattggaattttttttatttttttttgtttttaattccatGCTTTATCCAAATGAAAGAAATGTCAGGTCCCTTTAATGTGCCTCTACACCCAGgttgataattaaaataaatgcatgCATTCAGCTAATGGTATATTTGCAGTCACATGTTGAActtaattttgtgtttctttttctgtAAGACTTCCAGTTTTTGCAAGCAGATTGTTTATTTCCTACACTTAATTACTCCAGCAACAATGTCTCAGGAGAGAGCAAAATCCAAAGTAGATGGTTCTGACAGTGATAAGTCGGATGGGATGCAGAAGAAAGCACAAAGCTTAGACCCTAAAATCAAGTCACCCACCGTGACCAAAAGCCCTAAAATAAAGTCACCCACCGTGACCAAAAGCCCTGGAAAAAGAAAGACCCAGGATGTGAAAAAGGTTATATCAGAATCAAGCAGTGGAGAAACCTCAGATGTGGACCTCAAGAAGAGAAAGAAACAGGAGAAAGAGGAGTCAGAAGGAAGTCTGGTGGACGCCGTTAAGAAGTTCCGTCAAAGGGAAGCCGCTTCTGTAGCTGAGTTTAAATTCAACAAGAAAAGGGTGCGGTTGGTGTCTAGTGACGCAGATATCGCAGACGATGTCCACGGTATTGTGTACTGGATGTCACGGGACCAGAGAGTGCAAGGTGCTGATGTGGCCATCTATAATGCATGTTTCATGAAATCACTTAAACGTCCTCATAAAATAATCAAAtgggttgtattttttaagtaatggGATCTAATTGTTAAATCTACTTTACCTATacacaaaaatatgtatttttatttcttgAACCACTCTGCCTTTGATGTCACATTTATACTTAGTTCTCAGTGTTactgttctctctttttttttttattcatagctATAAATGCTTAATGTTTATTGCTATAAATGATCtagaacagattaaagggacagtaaatcagtGTTTGTAATCAAGAAATTTAAAGGCAAACATTGTATTTCACATCGTAAGCTAATAGTTTATGTATTTCTTGCAGATAACTGGGCCTTTCTGTATGCCCAGCGCCTGGCACTTAAGCAGAAACTGCCCTTACATGTGACCTTCTGCCTGGTGCCAAAATTCTTAGATGCTACTATACGGCACTACGGTTTCATGCTGAAGGGTCTACGAGAGGTTGCTGAGGTATGTTGTAAGATCAGTAAGTGACATATCACAGAATAAAATGGTATAACACTCAAACCATCCTTTTGTTTGCAGGAGTGTCAGCAGTTAAACGTGCCTTTCCACTTGCTCATTGGCTATGCCAAGGATGTGCTCCCCACCTTTGTGAAGGATCATGGCATTGGGGCGGTTGTGACTGATTTTGCCCCTTTGCGAGTCCCCATGCAGTGGGTGGAAGATGTCAGTAAAAACCTACCTAACAATGTACCAATTGTGCAGGTGAGCAGACAAAGCATAACCGCTAAAGCATGCTAAATGTATCTttctatttatacacatatgaatGCAAAACTGCCTAATTTATTTAAGCTGTAATATTAAATGAAATTAGAAtgagtcattaaagggatattaaacagtaaatactttCTAGATAGACATGATGATGTAtttagagcaaagattagccttagaaaaaaaaaaaatatatatatataatttaagtgtaaatataaatcTATAATGTAATATGCACTGAAACTTAAGTTTTCCCCTTTATCTATCTTACCTGTTAAGGACAATTGGGGACAGATCTAAACCAGGCAATAAAGGAGACTGTACAAACAAGGTGGAAACCCTGTTATATATTTActtgcacaataaaaacaaaacaatgcaatagcacttactctgaatttatttttcttacacatttcaaaatgtacttaaatTTTCTGgactcctgtataatgtgacagccatcagccaatcacagactcagatATATGGCGCCTCaggaaatgtgcatataaaaagactttgcccAATTTgaagtttgactttagtgtccctttaaattacaggaaaaaggaacaaaataaatactgaatgtATGTTGCATACTATTATCCATATCTATATATCACTTTCTTTTCAACGTTTAtaatctaaatattttatttttgacataataaaaatgtaaagttatagggacattccagcccaaattagaatccacatagatgcatttcagttttgaatagaagcatttttgtaatatacatgtaatagcaataaagcttcttataaaagctatagcggtttcaaaagtgtatttaaagggacagtcaagtataaaaaaaaaacctttcatgattcaaatagggcatgtcatttttaaactactttccaatttacttttatcaccaattttgctttgttctcttggtattcttagttgaaagctaaacctgggaggttcatgtgctaatttcttagaccttgaaggccgcctttaatctaaatgcattttgacagtttttcaccaccatctgtttcatacagataacattgagcttatgcagtGAATTTATAGagaagtgagcattgattggctaaaatgcaagtctgtcaaaagaactgacaataagggggcagtctgcagaggcttagatacaaggtaattacagaggtaaaatgtgtattattacattaactctgttggttatgcaaaactggggaattggtaataaagggattatctatcttttaaacacaacacttgttaagagagactaaggtgcttgtaccatctagtaattagTGGTGCACTGAAATGAAAATTTTGGACCAAAAATTTAGGGAAGGAAATATGGTATCACCTAAGGCCAATTGTAGAATGAATAGCCGTTctataatacaaattaaaacagcttgcacttctcgtctgatatATATAACAAACCAAATATCAGTTTCAATAGAGTAACAAGCACGGTATCTGTCTTCCGCACACTTGCAATACCAGCGTATGTTGTTAGACCCTCGGGAGATAATCATCTTTGGCCTGATTTCTGAGACACACCTAGAAGCTCATAATGAGCAAGGGGTGAgggctatattatattataatagcaGTTACAGTATATCCAACGCACAGCAAACCTAACCTTCCAGATATAAAGATAAACCTGCAGTAGTATGATCTAAAAACTTGACTTATTTCAGGAGTGTCAGCACAGTGGTTAGTCTTTCTATTTAGTCAACCTCACCCAAAAACTATTCTACGTTGTCACTTCAAAACAAGAAATACATAAATGAGAGGTTGTTTCTATAgctgtatgtttaaagggatattaaacccaactttttttcttttagtattcagatagagcgtgccgtTTTttaaagctactttctaatttatttccattatcaatttttcttagttttcttgtatctttttgtttaaaaaaggaatgtaaagcttaggaactggcccatttttgtttttgcaccctggctagcacttgctgattgggcactacatttagccaccaatcagcaagtgttacccaggtgctgaaccaaaatgggctggctcctaagcttagattcctgcttgttcaaataaagatagcaagagatagaagaaaaattgataataggagttattcgaaagttgcttaaaattgcatgccctacctgaatcattgaatcatgaaataaaaattgggtctcatatccctttttaaTAGCACATTcataaaaattatatgtatatattccctTTTAAATCAATTAAAATGTGTAGAAACAACTGATTTTTATCTTAACCACAGAGTATTATTTGTTGGCTTACATTTAGAAACACATTTAGTGACTGTGCATTTATAGTTAGAGCCACAATCCAATGAGTTAGTGCATTTTTTTCTATTAGAATGCTTTTACAAAAATAATTGAATCTCTTTCTGATAATTCCAAATTGGTAATTTTCAATTTaaagttttatgtttattctttaagGAAATTGTAGTAGCTGTGACATTGTGCTAAATTATGTATTTGCTTTCATTCCAGGTGGATGCTCATAATATTGTCCCTTGTTGGGTCGCATCCAACAAGCAAGAATATGGAGCAAGAACCATCCGCAAAAAAATCCATGATCGACTATCTGAATTTTTGACCGAGTTTCCTCCCATAGTCAAACACCCTTACAAGTCAAAGTTTGAAGCAAAGGTGCATATTTATATTGAAGCACTTACAGTTGCATAACAATTTTATAACATTCTTATAttataacatataataaaaatatatatatatatatatatatatatatatatatatataattagagatcAAGCAATTAAAAATGTTTGTGTGCAGAATTTGATTTATTTGTAATATCTGCTAAGCACCTGG
This genomic stretch from Bombina bombina isolate aBomBom1 chromosome 4, aBomBom1.pri, whole genome shotgun sequence harbors:
- the LOC128656402 gene encoding deoxyribodipyrimidine photo-lyase isoform X3, coding for MSQERAKSKVDGSDSDKSDGMQKKAQSLDPKIKSPTVTKSPKIKSPTVTKSPGKRKTQDVKKVISESSSGETSDVDLKKRKKQEKEESEGSLVDAVKKFRQREAASVAEFKFNKKRVRLVSSDADIADDVHGIVYWMSRDQRVQDNWAFLYAQRLALKQKLPLHVTFCLVPKFLDATIRHYGFMLKGLREVAEECQQLNVPFHLLIGYAKDVLPTFVKDHGIGAVVTDFAPLRVPMQWVEDVSKNLPNNVPIVQVDAHNIVPCWVASNKQEYGARTIRKKIHDRLSEFLTEFPPIVKHPYKSKFEAKPIDWEKCYDSLEVDRTVEEVEWAKPGTDAGMNVLEEFISKRLKFFNSDRNNPNLIALSNLSPWFHFGQLSVQRAILEVQKYRSKSKESVDSFVEEAVIRRELADNFCFYNKNYDKVEGAYDWAKNTLKDHAKDKRTHLYTLEKLEAGKTHDPLWNAAQLQMVMEGKMHGFLRMYWAKKILEWTSSPEEALKFAIYLNDRFELDGRDPNGYVGCMWSICGIHDQGWAERAVFGKIRYMNYQGCKRKFDVEKFERRYHPKKINPK
- the LOC128656402 gene encoding deoxyribodipyrimidine photo-lyase isoform X2 encodes the protein MRMLYKLEARVTSSFCKQIVYFLHLITPATMSQERAKSKVDGSDSDKSDGMQKKAQSLDPKIKSPTVTKSPKIKSPTVTKSPGKRKTQDVKKVISESSSGETSDVDLKKRKKQEKEESEGSLVDAVKKFRQREAASVAEFKFNKKRVRLVSSDADIADDVHGIVYWMSRDQRVQDNWAFLYAQRLALKQKLPLHVTFCLVPKFLDATIRHYGFMLKGLREVAEECQQLNVPFHLLIGYAKDVLPTFVKDHGIGAVVTDFAPLRVPMQWVEDVSKNLPNNVPIVQVDAHNIVPCWVASNKQEYGARTIRKKIHDRLSEFLTEFPPIVKHPYKSKFEAKPIDWEKCYDSLEVDRTVEEVEWAKPGTDAGMNVLEEFISKRLKFFNSDRNNPNLIALSNLSPWFHFGQLSVQRAILEVQKYRSKSKESVDSFVEEAVIRRELADNFCFYNKNYDKVEGAYDWAKNTLKDHAKDKRTHLYTLEKLEAGKTHDPLWNAAQLQMVMEGKMHGFLRMYWAKKILEWTSSPEEALKFAIYLNDRFELDGRDPNGYVGCMWSICGIHDQGWAERAVFGKIRYMNYQGCKRKFDVEKFERRYHPKKINPK
- the LOC128656402 gene encoding deoxyribodipyrimidine photo-lyase isoform X1 → MLNLILCFFFCKTSSFCKQIVYFLHLITPATMSQERAKSKVDGSDSDKSDGMQKKAQSLDPKIKSPTVTKSPKIKSPTVTKSPGKRKTQDVKKVISESSSGETSDVDLKKRKKQEKEESEGSLVDAVKKFRQREAASVAEFKFNKKRVRLVSSDADIADDVHGIVYWMSRDQRVQDNWAFLYAQRLALKQKLPLHVTFCLVPKFLDATIRHYGFMLKGLREVAEECQQLNVPFHLLIGYAKDVLPTFVKDHGIGAVVTDFAPLRVPMQWVEDVSKNLPNNVPIVQVDAHNIVPCWVASNKQEYGARTIRKKIHDRLSEFLTEFPPIVKHPYKSKFEAKPIDWEKCYDSLEVDRTVEEVEWAKPGTDAGMNVLEEFISKRLKFFNSDRNNPNLIALSNLSPWFHFGQLSVQRAILEVQKYRSKSKESVDSFVEEAVIRRELADNFCFYNKNYDKVEGAYDWAKNTLKDHAKDKRTHLYTLEKLEAGKTHDPLWNAAQLQMVMEGKMHGFLRMYWAKKILEWTSSPEEALKFAIYLNDRFELDGRDPNGYVGCMWSICGIHDQGWAERAVFGKIRYMNYQGCKRKFDVEKFERRYHPKKINPK